A region from the Salvia splendens isolate huo1 chromosome 15, SspV2, whole genome shotgun sequence genome encodes:
- the LOC121768302 gene encoding CSC1-like protein HYP1, with translation MIYYGLGYIIYRNQLLNVYSPKFETGGKFWPVVHDATIVFLVLMHVIAIGIFGLKKLPLASSLTIPLPILTLLFNGYCQRRFLPSFKGFPAECLINKDRLDQNDPTISSFYEKLATAYQDPAMERVRRSEASESSTTPLLASYR, from the exons ATGATTTACTATGGCCTTGGATATATCATCTACCGTAACCAG CTATTGAATGTTTATTCACCAAAGTTTGAAACTGGTGGAAAGTTTTGGCCTGTGGTTCACGACGCGACAATAGTTTTCTTAGTATTGATGCATGTTATAGCCATTGGGATATTTGGTTTGAAGAAACTCCCTTTAGCTTCAAGCTTAACAATTCCCCTTCCAATTCTCACTTTGTTATTCAATGGTTATTGCCAGAGACGTTTCTTACCTAGTTTCAAAGGTTTTCCAGCTGAG TGCTTGATCAACAAGGATAGGCTTGATCAGAACGATCCCACAATATCTTCTTTCTACGAGAAACTAGCCACAGCCTACCAAGATCCAGCTATGGAGCGAGTCAGACGTTCGGAAGCCAGTGAAAGTAGCACAACTCCACTTCTGGCCAGTTATAGATGA
- the LOC121768714 gene encoding uncharacterized protein LOC121768714: MSPTLPIGNEDDAQQISDYTESNFTDFLNDHDEDYTVENNVIEASDHKYVSYDSFATDKSDSVEISNETEVGNETILEPVDFQFVDEIGSSIEYSAFEIAEEISRPMVQEEEPVMLSEAMKRMNNERKFSACLYAFNGINECLKLSSSRLDRSDQLTRLMNACQMNREETTNNNNNNDNSNNDETAREDESAGVGSNFDGESMLWSSIDLPTICYVN, from the coding sequence ATGTCCCCCACTCTGCCTATTGGCAATGAAGACGACGCTCAACAAATCTCCGACTACACGGAATCAAACTTCACCGACTTCCTCAACGATCATGATGAGGATTACACCGTCGAAAACAACGTCATCGAAGCTAGTGATCACAAATACGTGAGTTACGACTCGTTCGCAACGGACAAGTCGGACTCGGTTGAGATATCAAACGAAACGGAGGTAGGAAACGAGACGATCCTGGAGCCGGTGGATTTCCAGTTTGTGGATGAGATCGGATCTTCGATCGAGTACTCGGCTTTCGAGATTGCTGAGGAGATTTCAAGGCCAATGGTGCAAGAAGAAGAGCCGGTGATGCTGAGTGAAGCGATGAAGAGGATGAACAATGAGAGGAAGTTCTCTGCTTGTTTGTATGCATTTAATGGCATCAACGAGTGCCTCAAATTAAGCTCGAGTAGGCTCGATAGATCCGATCAGCTCACGAGGCTCATGAATGCTTGTCAAATGAACCGCGAGGAGACgacaaacaacaacaacaacaacgacAACAGCAACAACGACGAAACAGCGAGGGAAGACGAGAGTGCCGGTGTCGGCTCCAATTTTGATGGAGAATCAATGCTGTGGAGCTCCATCGACCTTCCAACCATATGCTACGTTAACTAA
- the LOC121767952 gene encoding uncharacterized protein LOC121767952 isoform X1 yields the protein MNTCCRFQWLSFQTNFSKMVAAFKVVDNAVVVIDYAETKSRVSNIEMENKAILRHKTRNRGFQKFPAVAAKNVKIAEVRSFSGEVDDERPWQLTTRASDSQVILRGERSSITARRSGMGDINWFHLSSISMNSIVALLTPDCVHHQLVHLLQGTASFCSSAHRLPES from the exons ATGAACACTTGTTGTCGATTTCAATGGTTATCGTTTCAAACCAACTTTTCAAAAATGGTTGCAGCATTCAAAGTTGTTGACAATGCTGTTGTAGTAATTGACTATGCAGAAACTAAAAGCCGAGTGAGTAACATCGAAATGGAGAATAAAGCAATCCTTAGACACAAAACAAGAAACAGAG GGTTCCAAAAATTTCCAGCGGTGGCGGCAAAAAACGTCAAAATTGCAGAGGTTCGAAGCTTCTCCGGCGAAGTTGACGATGAACGGCCTTGGCAGTTGACGACGAGAGCTTCAGATTCTCAGGTGATATTGAGAGGTGAACGGAGTTCGATTACGGCTAGAAGATCAGGGATGGGGGACATAAATTGG TTCCATCTTTCCAGCATTTCAATGAACTCCATCGTTGCATTGCTGACGCCTGACTGTGTCCACCACCAGTTGGTACATCTTCTTCAAGGGACTGCTAGCTTTTGTAGCTCTGCTCATCGCCTTCCAGAATCTTGA
- the LOC121767952 gene encoding uncharacterized protein LOC121767952 isoform X2 translates to MNTCCRFQWLSFQTNFSKMVAAFKVVDNAVVVIDYAETKSRVSNIEMENKAILRHKTRNRAVAAKNVKIAEVRSFSGEVDDERPWQLTTRASDSQVILRGERSSITARRSGMGDINWFHLSSISMNSIVALLTPDCVHHQLVHLLQGTASFCSSAHRLPES, encoded by the exons ATGAACACTTGTTGTCGATTTCAATGGTTATCGTTTCAAACCAACTTTTCAAAAATGGTTGCAGCATTCAAAGTTGTTGACAATGCTGTTGTAGTAATTGACTATGCAGAAACTAAAAGCCGAGTGAGTAACATCGAAATGGAGAATAAAGCAATCCTTAGACACAAAACAAGAAACAGAG CGGTGGCGGCAAAAAACGTCAAAATTGCAGAGGTTCGAAGCTTCTCCGGCGAAGTTGACGATGAACGGCCTTGGCAGTTGACGACGAGAGCTTCAGATTCTCAGGTGATATTGAGAGGTGAACGGAGTTCGATTACGGCTAGAAGATCAGGGATGGGGGACATAAATTGG TTCCATCTTTCCAGCATTTCAATGAACTCCATCGTTGCATTGCTGACGCCTGACTGTGTCCACCACCAGTTGGTACATCTTCTTCAAGGGACTGCTAGCTTTTGTAGCTCTGCTCATCGCCTTCCAGAATCTTGA
- the LOC121767952 gene encoding uncharacterized protein LOC121767952 isoform X3: MNTCCRFQWLSFQTNFSKMVAAFKVVDNAVVVIDYAETKSRVSNIEMENKAILRHKTRNRGFQKFPAVAAKNVKIAEVRSFSGEVDDERPWQLTTRASDSQVILRGERSSITARRSGMGDINWLVHLLQGTASFCSSAHRLPES, from the exons ATGAACACTTGTTGTCGATTTCAATGGTTATCGTTTCAAACCAACTTTTCAAAAATGGTTGCAGCATTCAAAGTTGTTGACAATGCTGTTGTAGTAATTGACTATGCAGAAACTAAAAGCCGAGTGAGTAACATCGAAATGGAGAATAAAGCAATCCTTAGACACAAAACAAGAAACAGAG GGTTCCAAAAATTTCCAGCGGTGGCGGCAAAAAACGTCAAAATTGCAGAGGTTCGAAGCTTCTCCGGCGAAGTTGACGATGAACGGCCTTGGCAGTTGACGACGAGAGCTTCAGATTCTCAGGTGATATTGAGAGGTGAACGGAGTTCGATTACGGCTAGAAGATCAGGGATGGGGGACATAAATTGG TTGGTACATCTTCTTCAAGGGACTGCTAGCTTTTGTAGCTCTGCTCATCGCCTTCCAGAATCTTGA
- the LOC121767952 gene encoding uncharacterized protein LOC121767952 isoform X4, with translation MNTCCRFQWLSFQTNFSKMVAAFKVVDNAVVVIDYAETKSRVSNIEMENKAILRHKTRNRGFQKFPAVAAKNVKIAEVRSFSGEVDDERPWQLTTRASDSQVILRGERSSITARRSGMGDINWHFNELHRCIADA, from the exons ATGAACACTTGTTGTCGATTTCAATGGTTATCGTTTCAAACCAACTTTTCAAAAATGGTTGCAGCATTCAAAGTTGTTGACAATGCTGTTGTAGTAATTGACTATGCAGAAACTAAAAGCCGAGTGAGTAACATCGAAATGGAGAATAAAGCAATCCTTAGACACAAAACAAGAAACAGAG GGTTCCAAAAATTTCCAGCGGTGGCGGCAAAAAACGTCAAAATTGCAGAGGTTCGAAGCTTCTCCGGCGAAGTTGACGATGAACGGCCTTGGCAGTTGACGACGAGAGCTTCAGATTCTCAGGTGATATTGAGAGGTGAACGGAGTTCGATTACGGCTAGAAGATCAGGGATGGGGGACATAAATTGG CATTTCAATGAACTCCATCGTTGCATTGCTGACGCCTGA
- the LOC121767952 gene encoding uncharacterized protein LOC121767952 isoform X6 — translation MENKAILRHKTRNRAVAAKNVKIAEVRSFSGEVDDERPWQLTTRASDSQVILRGERSSITARRSGMGDINWFHLSSISMNSIVALLTPDCVHHQLVHLLQGTASFCSSAHRLPES, via the exons ATGGAGAATAAAGCAATCCTTAGACACAAAACAAGAAACAGAG CGGTGGCGGCAAAAAACGTCAAAATTGCAGAGGTTCGAAGCTTCTCCGGCGAAGTTGACGATGAACGGCCTTGGCAGTTGACGACGAGAGCTTCAGATTCTCAGGTGATATTGAGAGGTGAACGGAGTTCGATTACGGCTAGAAGATCAGGGATGGGGGACATAAATTGG TTCCATCTTTCCAGCATTTCAATGAACTCCATCGTTGCATTGCTGACGCCTGACTGTGTCCACCACCAGTTGGTACATCTTCTTCAAGGGACTGCTAGCTTTTGTAGCTCTGCTCATCGCCTTCCAGAATCTTGA
- the LOC121767952 gene encoding uncharacterized protein LOC121767952 isoform X5: MENKAILRHKTRNRGFQKFPAVAAKNVKIAEVRSFSGEVDDERPWQLTTRASDSQVILRGERSSITARRSGMGDINWFHLSSISMNSIVALLTPDCVHHQLVHLLQGTASFCSSAHRLPES, translated from the exons ATGGAGAATAAAGCAATCCTTAGACACAAAACAAGAAACAGAG GGTTCCAAAAATTTCCAGCGGTGGCGGCAAAAAACGTCAAAATTGCAGAGGTTCGAAGCTTCTCCGGCGAAGTTGACGATGAACGGCCTTGGCAGTTGACGACGAGAGCTTCAGATTCTCAGGTGATATTGAGAGGTGAACGGAGTTCGATTACGGCTAGAAGATCAGGGATGGGGGACATAAATTGG TTCCATCTTTCCAGCATTTCAATGAACTCCATCGTTGCATTGCTGACGCCTGACTGTGTCCACCACCAGTTGGTACATCTTCTTCAAGGGACTGCTAGCTTTTGTAGCTCTGCTCATCGCCTTCCAGAATCTTGA